The following proteins are encoded in a genomic region of Gossypium hirsutum isolate 1008001.06 chromosome D05, Gossypium_hirsutum_v2.1, whole genome shotgun sequence:
- the LOC107940690 gene encoding uncharacterized protein: protein MGSDKHSAGLLPTLRMERVRTILTHTYPYPHEHSRHAIIAVVVGCLFFISSDNMHTLIEKLDKNIKWWSMYACLLGFFYFFSSPFIGKTIKPSYSNFSRWYIAWILVAALYHLPSFQSMGLDMRMNLSLFLSIYISSILFLIVFHIIFLGLWYLGLVSRVAGRRPAILTILQNCAVISIACCVFYSHCGNRAMLRDRPFERKTSNWFSFWKKEERNTWLAKFVRMSELKNQVCSSWFAPVGLASDYPLLSKWVIYGELACNGSCPGSSDEISPIFSLWATFIGLYMANYVVERSTGWALTHPLSVEEYENLKKNQMKPDFLDMVPWYSGTSADLFKTAFDLLVSVTLFVGRFDMRMLQAAMSRVHEGAQQDDLFYDHLSEKEDLWFDFMADTGDGGNSSYTVARLLAQPSIQLSKEDSVLTLPRGDLLLVGGDLAYPNPSGFTYERRLFSPFEYALQPPTWYKHEHIAVNKPELPEGISQLKEYDGPQCFLIPGNHDWFDGLNTFMRYICHKSWLGGWLIPQKKSYFALHLPKRWWVFGLDLSLHNDIDVYQFKFFSELVKNKVGENDTVIVMTHEPQWLLDWYWNENSGRNVSHLICDYLKGRCKLRIAGDMHHYMRHSCVPSEGPVHVHHLLVNGCGGAFLHPTHVFSSFNKFYGKTYECKASYPSFHDSNRIALGNILKFRKKNWQFDFFGGVIYFILVFSMFPQCKLDHILQGDSFSGHLGSFFGTVWDNFVYVLEHSFVSLTGVVLLLIMAIAFVPSKVSRKKRAIIGIIHVSAHLAAALILMLLMELGLETCIRHKLLATSGYHSLYQWYRSVESEHFPDPSGLRARMEQWTFGLYPACIKYLMSAFDVPEVMAVTRSNICKNGIQALSRGGAVIYYASIFLYFWVFSTPVVSLVFGSYLYICINWFHLHFDEAFSSLRIANYKSFTRFHINRDGDLEVFTLAVDKVPREWMLDPDWDMEQKQPQQLSHRRKYPSKWSAAAGQQDPVNTVRVVDHFVIRQNEKSDFVSSNGSVSR, encoded by the exons aTGGGTTCTGATAAGCACTCAGCTGGATTATTACCTACCCTCAGAATGGAGAGGGTTCGAACGATTTTAACTCATACATACCCTTACCCGCATGAACACTCTCGGCATGCTATAATTGCAGTAGTTGTGGGTTGTCTGTTCTTTATCTCATCAGATAACATGCATACCTTGATAGAAAAGTTGGATAAGAATATCAAATGGTGGTCTATGTATGCCTGTTTGCTTggattcttttatttcttttcatctcCATTTATAGGGAAGACTATCAAACCGAGCTATTCAAATTTCAGTAGATG GTACATAGCGTGGATTTTAGTTGCAGCTTTGTATCATCTTCCTAGTTTTCAGTCAATGGGACTGGATATGAGGATGAATTTGTCTTTGTTTTTGTCAATATACATCTCTTCGATTCTCTTTCTAATTGTTTTCCACATTATATTTCTTGGCCTATGGTATCTCGGTCTTGTTTCTCGTGTGGCCGGAAGGAGGCCAGCAATCTTGACCATTCTCCAGAATTGTGCT GTTATTAGTATAGCCTGCTGTGTATTCTATAGTCATTGTGGTAACCGTGCTATGTTAAGGGACAGACCTTTTGAACGGAAAACTTCTAATTGGTTTTCCTTTTGGAAGAAAGAAGAGAGGAACACATGGTTAGCAAAATTTGTTCGCATGAGTGAGTTGAAAAACCAGGTCTGCTCATCTTGGTTTGCTCCAGTTGGCTTGGCTAGTGATTATCCACTTTTGTCCAAGTGGGTCATTTATGGTGAG TTAGCTTGCAATGGTTCCTGTCCAGGTTCATCTGATGAAATTTCTCCCATATTCTCACTTTGGGCTACATTTATTGGCCTTTACATGGCCAATTATGTAGTGGAACGGTCAACAGG GTGGGCCCTTACTCATCCTTTGTCTGTTGAAGAATATGAGAACcttaaaaagaatcaaatgaaACCAGATTTCTTGGATATGGTTCCTTGGTATTCAGG AACATCAGCTGACTTGTTTAAGACTGCCTTTGACCTCCTGGTATCAGTAACTCTGTTTGTTGGTCGGTTTGATATGCGCATGTTGCAG GCTGCAATGAGCAGGGTTCATGAAGGAGCTCAACAAGATGATCTTTTCTATGATCATTTGAGTGAAAAGGAAGATCTATGGTTTGATTTCATGGCCGATACTGGTGATGGTGGAAACTCATCATATACTGTAGCTCGGCTGCTTGCTCAACCTTCCATTCAGCTTTCTAAAGAGGATTCTGTGCTCACACTGCCACGTGGGGACCTGCTACTTGTTGGAGGAGATCTCGC GTATCCTAATCCATCAGGATTCACATATGAAAGGCGGCTCTTTTCTCCTTTTGAATACGCTCTTCAGCCTCCAACTTGGTACAAACATGAACATATTGCTGTAAACAAGCCTGAATTACCAGAAGGGATATCTCAACTCAAGGAATACGATGGACCTCAGTGTTTTCTCATTCCTGGAAATCATG ATTGGTTTGATGGACTTAATACGTTTATGAGGTATATATGCCACAAGAGCTGGTTGGGTGGGTGGCTTATACCTCAAAAGAAAAGTTATTTTGCTTTGCATCTCCCAAAAAGATGGTGGGTATTTGGTCTCGATTTATCACTACATAATGACATCGATGTGTACCAGTTCAAGTTCTTTTCTGAATTGGTAAAGAACAAG GTTGGAGAAAATGACACTGTGATTGTTATGACGCATGAACCACAGTGGCTTCTTGATTGGTATTGGAATGAAAATTCCGGACGGAATGTTTCTCACCTTATATGTGATTACTTAAAAGGAAGGTGCAAACTTCGAATTGCTGGAGACATGCATCATTATATGCGCCATTCATGTGTTCCATCAGAAGGGCCGGTTCATGTTCACCATCTTCTTGTAAATGGGTGTGGAGGGGCATTTTTACACCCCACTCATGTGTTCagtagttttaataaattttatgggAAGACATACGAGTGTAAAGCTTCATATCCTTCTTTTCATGATTCAAACAGG ATTGCATTAGGAAATATCTTGAAGTTCCGGAAGAAGAACTGGCAGTTTGATTTCTTTGGTGGCGTCATATACTTTATATTGGTTTTCTCTATGTTTCCACAG TGTAAGCTTGATCACATATTGCAAGGTGATTCATTTTCTGGTCATCTAGGGAGCTTCTTTGGCACAGTATGGGATAATTTTGTATATGTGCTGGAACATTCTTTTGTATCACTGACTGGCGTGGTGCTATTGCTGATCATGGCAATTGCATTTGTTCCATCCAAAGTATCACGGAAGAAACGTGCAATAATCGGAATTATTCATGTATCTGCACATCTAGCTGCGGCCCTTATTCTTATGCTGCTCATGGAACTAGGTCTGGAGACATGCATACGGCATAAACTACTAGCAACTTCAG GTTATCACTCTTTGTATCAGTGGTACCGTTCAGTAGAAAGTGAGCATTTTCCAGATCCTAGTGGTCTTCGTGCTCGTATGGAGCAATGGACATTTGGCCTCTATCCAGCATGTATCAAGTATCTCATGTCCGCATTTGATGTTCCAGAG GTTATGGCTGTCACCCGAAGCAATATTTGCAAGAATGGAATACAGGCGCTGTCCCGAGGGGGTGCTGTCATATATTATGCTTCAATCTTCCTTTACTTCTGGGTTTTCTCGACTCCTGTGGTTTCTTTGGTGTTCGGAAGCTACTTGTATATCTGCATTAACTGGTTTCATCTACACTTTGACGAGGCGTTCTCTTCTCTCAGAATTGCTAATTACAAGTCATTCACACGATTCCACATCAATCGTGATGGTGATCTTGAAGTTTTCACTCTTGCAGTCGATAAG GTTCCAAGGGAATGGATGTTGGATCCTGATTGGGATATGGAGCAGAAGCAGCCACAACAGTTGAGCCATAGGAGAAAATACCCTAGCAAATGGAGTGCAGCAGCAGGGCAGCAGGATCCAGTGAATACAGTCAGGGTGGTTGACCATTTTGTTATAAGacaaaatgagaaatctgattttGTATCAAGTAATGGGTCAGTTAGTCGCTGA